The following are from one region of the Methanoculleus caldifontis genome:
- a CDS encoding alpha/beta hydrolase, which yields MEAAEVLSAIRAGLPVRGDRRRPEVEPVAGLPAYRLTTAASRADRTVLFFHGGRFTSGSTAESLDICARIADAACAEVISVDYRLAPAHPFPAAVVDCLAAYRHLLMDGYAPERVVPVGLSAGGTLALSMLLSAGSQGLPMPAAGVLLSPPVEMLFLGDSVLLNRRTDWLAPQDLAEMREDYLLGADPADPLASPLYADLSGLPPLMVQAGGGEVLIDGICAFVSTARLQGVPVTFDVAEGMFHCWQAFAAVLPEGAAAIERVGAFVRRHVPNEG from the coding sequence ATGGAGGCCGCAGAGGTTCTCTCGGCGATCAGGGCCGGTCTCCCCGTCAGGGGCGACCGGCGGCGGCCCGAGGTCGAGCCGGTGGCCGGGCTCCCGGCCTATCGGCTGACGACGGCCGCGTCGCGGGCGGACCGGACGGTCCTCTTCTTCCACGGCGGCAGGTTTACCTCCGGCTCGACGGCTGAATCGCTTGATATCTGCGCCCGGATTGCGGATGCTGCATGTGCAGAGGTCATCTCGGTCGACTACCGGCTCGCGCCGGCGCACCCCTTCCCGGCGGCGGTGGTAGACTGCCTTGCCGCCTACCGGCACCTGCTCATGGATGGTTACGCCCCTGAGCGGGTGGTGCCGGTCGGGCTCTCGGCCGGGGGGACGCTCGCCCTCTCGATGCTTCTATCCGCCGGGAGCCAGGGGCTCCCGATGCCGGCGGCCGGAGTCCTGCTCTCCCCGCCGGTCGAGATGCTCTTCCTCGGCGATTCGGTCCTCCTGAACCGGCGGACGGACTGGCTGGCGCCGCAGGACCTCGCCGAGATGCGGGAGGACTACCTCCTCGGCGCCGATCCGGCGGACCCGCTGGCGTCGCCGCTCTACGCGGACCTCTCCGGGCTGCCGCCGCTGATGGTCCAGGCCGGGGGCGGGGAGGTGCTGATCGACGGGATCTGTGCGTTCGTCAGCACCGCCCGGCTCCAGGGGGTGCCGGTCACGTTCGACGTCGCGGAGGGGATGTTTCACTGCTGGCAGGCGTTCGCGGCGGTCCTTCCCGAGGGCGCGGCGGCGATCGAGCGGGTCGGGGCGTTCGTCCGCCGGCACGTGCCGAACGAGGGGTGA